In Mixophyes fleayi isolate aMixFle1 chromosome 11, aMixFle1.hap1, whole genome shotgun sequence, one DNA window encodes the following:
- the LOC142107386 gene encoding interferon-inducible GTPase 1-like isoform X2 — MINFLLSLSISLHQKRSFSLYIAKRSFRIASRSCWKKFINRIIISRSYLRIIYSVLFGVFLVEEDIQLLDFLNSSWNIQELKRKGKVLVSIHKKSKSHESMYTDALYVAYSEDEVEDIIRALQESTLCDTAERNRESIKDIENSTLNIAVTGESGSGKSTLVNAICGREDEEEGAAKTGVVETTKKTLAYPHSKHRNLMFWDLPGTGTPNFRQSDYLQSVDWHKYDYFIIVASERLRYNDMELAKKICSIGKKFFYVRNKIDSDLKASRVRRWKTYNEDKILKEIRDNCMKGLADNGIGQPCVFLLSCLDLEKYDFHLLQKTLEKELLSK, encoded by the exons ATGATCAACTTTCTACTTTCACTTTCCATTTCCTTACATCAGAAAAGAAGCTTCTCTCTGTATATAGCAAAGAGATCCTTCAGGATCGCAAGTCGCAGTTGTTGGAAG AAATTTATAAACAGGATAATTATCAGTAGATCTTACTTACGGATCATATACAGTGTTTTGTTTGGAGTTTTCCTTGTTGAAGAGGACATTCAACTTTTGGATTTTTTAAACTCCTCTTGGAATATTCAGGAATTGAAGAGGAAGGGAAAGGTCTTGGTTTCCATTCACAAG AAGTCTAAATCACATGAGAGCATGTATACTGATGCATTATATGTGGCTTACTCTGAAGATGAAGTAGAGGACATTATTCGAGCACTACAGGAGAGTACCTTGTGTGACACAGCTGAGAGGAATAGAGAATCCATAAAGGACATTGAAAATTCTACATTAAACATTGCAGTAACAGGAGAATCAGGATCTGGAAAATCCACTTTAGTTAATGCCATCTGTGGTCGCGAAGACGAAGAAGAAGGTGCTGCTAAAACAGGGGTGGTGgaaaccacaaaaaaaacattagctTATCCACATTCAAAGCATAGGAATTTGATGTTTTGGGACCTTCCTGGTACAGGAACTCCCAATTTTAGACAGAGTGATTATCTGCAATCAGTAGACTGGCATAAATAtgactattttattattgttgcTTCAGAACGATTGAGATATAATGACATGGAACTGGCAAAGAAGATCTGTTCTATCGGGAAGAAGTTCTTCTATGTGAGGAACAAAATTGACTCTGACTTGAAAGCCAGCAGAGTTCGCAGATGGAAGACCTACAACGAAGACAAAATACTGAAAGAGATTCGGGATAATTGCATGAAGGGACTTGCTGACAATGGAATAGGGCAACCATGTGTGTTTCTCCTCTCCTGCTTAGATCTGGAAAAGTATGACTTTCATCTCTTGCAAAAGACCCTGGAAAAAGAACTTCTGagcaaataa